From a single Aquincola tertiaricarbonis genomic region:
- the fabI gene encoding enoyl-ACP reductase FabI, whose protein sequence is MGFLAGKRLLITGVLSNRSIAYGIARACHREGAELAFSYVGERFKDRITELASHFGSSLVFDCDVGSDEQIERLFTDLRSAWPEGLDGLVHAIGFAPREAIAGDFLEGLSREAFRIAHDISSYSFPALAKAAAGQLRPNAALLTLSYLGAERAVPNYNTMGLAKASLEASVRYLAAGLGPKGYRVNGISAGPIKTLAASGIKGFGKMLDVVEQNAPLRRNVTIDDVGNVAAFLLSDLAAGVTGEITYVDCGFSRVMSGVPDSTAT, encoded by the coding sequence CATCGCCTACGGCATCGCTCGTGCCTGCCACCGTGAAGGCGCCGAGCTGGCCTTCAGCTACGTGGGCGAGCGCTTCAAGGACCGCATCACCGAGCTGGCCAGCCACTTCGGCTCGTCGCTGGTGTTTGATTGCGACGTCGGCAGCGACGAACAGATCGAGCGCCTGTTCACCGACCTGCGCAGCGCCTGGCCCGAGGGCCTGGACGGCCTGGTGCATGCCATCGGCTTTGCGCCGCGCGAGGCGATCGCGGGCGATTTCCTCGAAGGCCTGAGCCGCGAAGCCTTCCGCATCGCGCACGACATCTCTTCGTACAGCTTCCCGGCGCTGGCCAAGGCCGCCGCCGGCCAGCTGCGGCCCAACGCCGCGCTGCTGACGCTGAGCTACCTGGGCGCCGAGCGCGCCGTGCCCAACTACAACACCATGGGCCTGGCCAAGGCCTCGCTGGAAGCCAGCGTGCGCTACCTGGCCGCCGGCCTGGGCCCCAAGGGCTACCGCGTCAACGGCATCTCGGCCGGCCCGATCAAGACGCTGGCAGCCAGCGGCATCAAGGGCTTCGGCAAGATGCTGGACGTGGTGGAGCAGAACGCCCCGCTGCGCCGCAACGTCACCATCGACGACGTGGGCAACGTGGCGGCCTTCCTGCTGTCCGACCTGGCCGCCGGCGTGACCGGCGAGATCACCTACGTGGACTGCGGCTTCAGCCGCGTGATGAGCGGCGTGCCCGACAGCACCGCAACCTGA
- a CDS encoding SHOCT domain-containing protein, giving the protein MTTLHPRGLAALALAAAALAATAPAQAGVLDTLFGKSATASDTAAPGSNPGRRQWLLSEFTELQLQPRESGAPANEHPQAVPAAQIRNWMQGVAFMRGNQREPLFGADELASLPQVIADALAVATPQDDLVLLSTSRREGGLLGTPYGLTARLFVQGGALQLIVNDARLDFYNEYRGARILPTFRFGSRGAASNVRLSSPDATSTRGDWLAFALAPRAAAPVATPAVAPAAPAATAPAAPARAAAPAAPVATPMAPAGNARDQRFYDEQEQRLRALKRLRDQNLITEEEYQAKRKEILQAL; this is encoded by the coding sequence ATGACGACCCTTCACCCCCGCGGCCTGGCCGCCCTGGCCCTGGCCGCGGCAGCGCTGGCCGCCACCGCGCCTGCGCAGGCCGGCGTGCTGGACACGCTGTTCGGCAAGAGCGCCACGGCCAGCGACACCGCCGCGCCGGGCAGCAACCCGGGCCGCCGCCAGTGGCTGCTGAGCGAGTTCACCGAGCTGCAGCTGCAGCCGCGCGAAAGCGGGGCACCGGCCAACGAACATCCGCAGGCGGTGCCGGCGGCGCAGATCCGCAACTGGATGCAGGGCGTGGCCTTCATGCGCGGCAACCAGCGTGAGCCGCTGTTCGGTGCCGACGAGCTGGCTTCGCTGCCGCAGGTGATCGCCGATGCGCTGGCCGTGGCCACGCCGCAGGACGACCTGGTGCTGCTGAGCACTTCGCGCCGCGAAGGTGGGCTGCTGGGCACGCCGTACGGCCTGACGGCGCGCCTGTTCGTGCAGGGCGGGGCGCTGCAGTTGATCGTCAACGATGCGCGGCTTGACTTCTACAACGAGTACCGCGGCGCCCGCATCCTGCCCACTTTCCGCTTCGGCAGCCGTGGCGCGGCCAGCAACGTGCGGCTGAGCAGCCCGGATGCGACGTCGACCCGTGGCGACTGGCTGGCGTTTGCGCTGGCGCCCAGGGCGGCAGCGCCGGTGGCGACACCGGCCGTGGCACCTGCGGCGCCGGCGGCCACTGCGCCCGCGGCACCCGCCCGTGCGGCGGCGCCAGCGGCACCTGTGGCCACGCCGATGGCGCCGGCAGGCAATGCCCGCGACCAGCGCTTCTATGACGAGCAGGAGCAGCGCCTGCGCGCGCTCAAGCGCCTGCGCGACCAGAACCTGATCACCGAAGAGGAATACCAGGCCAAGCGCAAGGAGATCCTGCAGGCGCTGTGA